A single Epinephelus lanceolatus isolate andai-2023 chromosome 22, ASM4190304v1, whole genome shotgun sequence DNA region contains:
- the LOC117272788 gene encoding uncharacterized protein LOC117272788, which produces MASPSTLSLLGFKQLSVSLVDCLKTPAGRMESTGFSPELSVLASRQPSVCVVDCMKTPGLNLQLLHPAEEQQSHSGIRVEFKEEAGDCFENPHWYDTDIGAEVDLFKEEEESECDDDDPNWEDGGGSSGGLRWFIRDEDSVSTLEQQEAEDVASEARGGDKAEKSEPRHHCERCGKSFARRSNVTRHRQYHCSTTTGTLSQPESEPAEQETFSCDTCSLTFRTKRHLGLHERIHTQDSENHQDKATSPRERCHTCKQCNKSFYLLHTLQQHLLVHTGEKPFVCEQCGKTCARRGDLKTHMLSHSEERPHRCSHCTKSFKQLTKLRQHERVHTGEKPFQCKLCLKRFRVQALLAAHQYTHTGEKPYKCDLCPKAFSVRNNLKKHKMIHTGEKPYCCSHCGKGCRLLQHLIIHERSHTGEKPYKCDKCDKGYAHPSALKLHLSTHGEKPLRCSLCGQEFTDLSELSSHECCETMEKPYRCSQCGKCFTQAVQLRKHRLIHSGEKPFDCKDCGKKFNDKSNLTKHIRIHTGEKPFECEHCQKGFRLLQHLTTHRLTHTKKQ; this is translated from the exons ATGGCGTCGCCCAGCACGCTGTCTCTGCTCGGCTTCAagcagctgtctgtctctctggtgGACTGTTTGAAGACACCTGCTGGGAGGATGGAGTCTACAG GCTTCTCCCCTGAGCTCTCAGTGCTCGCGTCGAGGCAGCCGTCTGTCTGCGTGGTGGACTGCATGAAAACTCCAGGACTGAACCTGCAGCTCCTCCATCCtgcagaggagcagcagagtcACAGCGGCATCAGGGTGGAGTTCAAAGAGGAGGCCGGCGACTGCTTTGAGAATCCACACTGGTATGACACTGATATCGGAGCGGAGGTAGATTTgtttaaagaagaagaagagtccGAGTGTGACGACGACGACCCCAACTGGGAGGACGGCGGCGGCAGCTCTGGCGGGCTGAGGTGGTTCATACGGGACGAGGACAGCGTCTCCACACTGGAGCAACAAGAGGCTGAAGATGTAGCGTCTGAGGCCAGAGGTGGAG ACAAAGCAGAGAAGAGCGAACCCCGACATCACTGTGAGCGCTGTGGGAAATCCTTCGCAAGGAGGAGCAACGTCACCCGACACCGGCAATACCACTGCAGCACGACAACAGGCACCCTGAGCCAGCCGGAGTCCGAGCCAGCGGAGCAGGAGACGTTTTCCTGTGACACATGCAGTCTGACCTTCCGGACTAAACGCCACTTAGGGCTGCATGAACGCATTCACACACAGGACAGTGAAAATCACCAGGATAAAGCAACATCCCCACGAGAGAGGTGTCACACCTGCAAACAGTGCAATAAGAGCTTCTACTTGCTGCACACACTCCAGCAGCACCTCCTCGTCCACACGGGGGAGAAACCCTTTGTATGCGAGCAGTGTGGCAAAACCTGCGCCCGGAGGGGAGACCTCAAGACGCACATGCTCAGTCACTCTGAGGAGAGACCGCACCGCTGCAGCCACTGTACGAAAAGCTTCAAGCAGCTGACCAAACTGAGGCAGCACGAGCGCGTTCACACGGGCGAGAAGCCGTTCCAGTGCAAGTTGTGTCTGAAGCGGTTCAGGGTCCAGGCCTTGCTGGCGGCGCACCAGTATACCCACACTGGAGAGAAACCCTACAAGTGCGACCTGTGCCCCAAAGCCTTCAGCGTCAGGAACAACCTGAAGAAGCACAAGATGATACACACCGGGGAGAAACCATACTGCTGCTCGCACTGCGGCAAAGGCTGCCGGCTCCTGCAGCACCTCATTATCCACGAGCGCAGCCACACGGGCGAGAAACCCTACAAGTGCGACAAGTGCGACAAAGGCTACGCCCACCCGTCAGCGCTAAAGTTACACCTGTCCACTCATGGGGAGAAACCGCTGCGCTGCTCCCTGTGTGGGCAGGAGTTCACAGACCTCTCAGAGCTGTCCAGTCACGAGTGCTGCGAGACAATGGAGAAACCATACCGCTGTTCCCAGTGTGGCAAGTGCTTCACGCAGGCTGTGCAGCTGAGGAAGCACCGCCTGATCCACTCCGGGGAGAAACCCTTTGACTGTAAAGACTGTGGGAAGAAATTCAACGACAAGAGCAACCTCACCAAACACATCcgtattcacacaggagagaaaccgtttGAGTGTGAACACTGTCAGAAAGGCTTCAGACTCCTGCAGCACCTCACCACCCACCGACTGACTCACACCAAGAAGCAGTAG
- the LOC144458317 gene encoding uncharacterized protein LOC144458317, with protein sequence MERLIFLSLMFVASALATDVNPRGARPVQPATRSEKCATEKEWPFCTSDNWGPKCPSGCRIQGLMDKDDHDLLKKIEKIRSLLDQNKANYRNADHNSKETFTILRERLTIDAGHDNNYFDLAQSLRQRITDMKIKIDRQLSVLAALKDRVKDQVVEMQRLEVDIDIKLRSCKGSCQSYSEYNVDKDSYVELDKQINQLDAQSGQRIESVGSLSVMKSRLLKDSSVETLHKSKDTTVAAQQREDMFPDVNTLQLILEEEGSSSSPATISKVPGTSLSSSASSSSSIPSSSSASSSSSSSSSSSTSTSSKSITELGGSDFSSLGGVSTSHITCTKRTRTTTIHTKDGPVEKTEEVIEGGPECQSLADHFTGGTSSFSHTSSSSSSSTTMTKTVHSGDTKGSLLEDTKTGFRDPFGSDFGGFLTDAADDDLPDFHARSLTNTRTERHADYIGKVCIRLKQQNQDGRQSYSQSQTYMKQHCRGTSGVTLCSDDDWVSKCPSGCRLQGLISQLGSKVERRLRMVCKTAKMYEDMSEKSMTVTTRIYNYNRRVIVNRYMSELKFVENADGLTRNLTLLRKRSSQLSLQLEELRGNVQKQLEDLYRAEVDIDMKLRACSGSCRSVSLFSVDHLGYQSLQADMEQMDKQTKKSATPPEDVPHVKLQPVDVGPEPSAEYKTIPTVQRELLTQFEDIGQTQVVLEELLEAVDPAKLE encoded by the exons ATGGAGCGACTCATCTTTCTCAGTTTGATGTTTGTGGCTTCAGCTCTG GCCACGGATGTCAACCCTAGAGGAGCGCGCCCAGTGCAGCCCGCCACCAGAAGCGAAAAATGTGCAACTGAGAAGGAGTGGCCTTTCTGCACCTCTGATAACTGG GGCCCTAAATGCCCGTCGGGCTGCAGGATCCAGGGTCTGATGGACAAAGACGACCACGACTTGCTGAAGAAGATCGAGAAGATCCGCAGCCTCTTGGATCAGAACAAGGCCAACTACCGCAACGCCGACCACAACTCCAAAGAGACCTTCACCATCCTGAGGGAGAGACTCACCATCGACgctg GTCACGACAACAACTACTTCGACCTGGCCCAGAGTCTGCGGCAGAGAATCACAGACATGAAGATCAAGATTGACAGGCAGCTGAGTGTCCTGGCCGCCCTGAAGGATCGAGTCAAAGACCAGGTGGTGGAGATGCAGAGGCTGGAG GTGGATATCGATATTAAGCTCCGCTCCTGCAAAGGATCCTGCCAAAGCTACTCTGAGTACAATGTGGACAAGGACAGCTACGTGGAACTGGACAAACAG ATTAACCAGCTGGACGCCCAATCAGGTCAGAGAATTGAGTCCGTGGGGTCACTGTCGGTGATGAAGAGCAGACTTCTGAAGGACTCCAGTGTGGAAACTCTCCACAAGTCCAAGGACACCACTGTGGCAGCGCAGCAGAGAGAAGACATGTTCCCTGAT GTGAACACACTCCAGTTGATCCTAGAGGAGGAAGGATCCAGCTCATCCCCAGCAACCATCTCCAAGGTCCCAGGTACTTCCCTCTCTTCATCtgcatcctcatcatcatccatcccctcctcctcttccgcctcctcctcctcctcctcctcctcctcctcctccacctccacgtcATCTAAATCCATCACTGAGCTTGGAGGCAGCGATTTTTCAAGTCTGGGCGGAGTGTCAACAAGCCACATCACCTGCACCAAGAGGACCAGGACGACCACCATCCACACAAAGGATGGGCCGGTGGAAAAGACGGAGGAGGTGATTGAAGGAGGCCCTGAGTGCCAGAGTCTGGCAGACCACTTCACGGGAGGGACTAGCTCCTTCAGCCACacatcatcctcctcttcctcttccactACTATGACCAAGACCGTCCACTCCGGTGACACCAAGGGAAGCCTCTTGGAAGATACCAAAACTGGGTTCAGGGATCCATTTGGCTCGGACTTCGGCGGTTTCTTGACAGACGCTGCAGATGATGACCTTCCTGATTTCCACGCCCGGAGTTTGACGAACACGCGTACCGAGCGGCACGCCGATTATATAGGAAAAG ttTGTATAAGGCTGAAGCAGCAGAATCAAGATGGCCGACAGTCCTACAGTCAGTCCCAGACATACATGAAGCAACACTGTCGAGGGACGTCAGGCGTCACCCTGTGTTCAGACGATGACTGG GTTTCTAAATGCCCCTCTGGCTGCAGACTCCAGGGTCTGATCTCGCAACTGGGGAGCAAGGTGGAGAGGAGACTGAGGATGGTGTGTAAGACAGCAAAGATGTACGAAGACATGTCTGAGAAGTCCATGACGGTGACGACACGCATCTACAACTACAACCGGAGAGTCATCGTCAACAGATACA TGTCAGAGCTGAAGTTCGTGGAAAACGCCGATGGATTGACCAGGAACCTTACGTTGCTACGGAAACGGTCATCCCAGCTGTCGCTACAACTAGAGGAGCTCCGCGGCAACGTCCAGAAACAACTGGAGGACTTGTATCGAGCAGAG GTGGACATTGACATGAAGCTGCGAGCCTGCTCTGGATCCTGCCGGTCAGTGTCACTGTTCAGCGTCGATCATCTCGGCTATCAGTCGCTTCAAGCTGACATGGAGCAGATGGACAAGCAGACAAAGAAGTCCGCTACGCCTCCTGAAGACGTCCCACACGTCAAGCTGCAGCCTGTAGACGTCGGCCCGGAGCCGTCGGCAGAGTATAAGACCATCCCAACCGTCCAGAGGGAACTGTTGAcccagtttgaggacattggacAGACCCAGGTTGTTCTGGAGGAGCTGCTGGAGGCGGTTGATCCTGCAAAGCTGGAGTGA